One region of Oceanispirochaeta sp. genomic DNA includes:
- a CDS encoding chemotaxis protein CheW has translation MIDTTLQMVTFQLGVENYGINIMDVKEIYSVQEVRDIPNAPPYVEGIFNLRGDIIPVINLHKRFHINKAILTEDEAMLSGFIIINLDGMQLGVIIDKVLRVVSVNMGQIQPPPQMITGIGSEYIQGVIHQDDGYLIILDIRRLFDPEELQNISNVNP, from the coding sequence ATGATAGATACAACTTTGCAAATGGTCACTTTTCAACTTGGCGTTGAAAACTATGGTATTAATATCATGGATGTTAAAGAAATATACAGTGTTCAGGAAGTTCGTGACATACCCAATGCTCCTCCTTATGTTGAGGGAATCTTCAACCTCAGAGGAGATATCATTCCGGTTATAAACCTTCATAAGAGATTTCATATCAATAAGGCGATATTGACAGAGGATGAAGCCATGCTCAGTGGATTTATCATTATAAATCTAGACGGGATGCAATTAGGAGTCATCATCGACAAAGTTCTCAGAGTCGTCTCTGTAAATATGGGACAGATTCAACCACCACCTCAGATGATTACCGGTATTGGTAGTGAATATATACAGGGCGTCATCCATCAGGATGATGGTTATCTGATTATTCTGGATATTCGTCGCTTATTTGATCCAGAGGAACTTCAAAATATAAGTAATGTAAATCCTTAA